From Penaeus vannamei isolate JL-2024 chromosome 37, ASM4276789v1, whole genome shotgun sequence, one genomic window encodes:
- the LOC113821528 gene encoding uncharacterized protein → MANAAVVRSPTTERLYSPKHKNPISKSRGPNENASCMRPDNLSEILRDRALSGKPRNFARISGKPRSFTRSPWKLMNNSHTLWSRNYPHLLCGSHTSGEPQTVTDTRENYRHTSWGPRESTSSTWARGTTHSPWESYTTGKPRSYTLTSWESGNSTPGTPESPTLVSGKPNSTPELNPLKTPPKEKDQQKEDSANIQEIRHPSKKRNSFGHVEIHQKDSIHQEKRAEQSLKAKVRLDAMFEKENQNGIAKGQGKKGKLSLRKIPIYVKCYTCGNLVKDVHFEEHLFFGETECTQCNWKISSCQAFCENKIDQIMGNSTCLHTLTYCMTPSEYISNNLSQESPLELDNRLTLYVSSLKQLTASEPWKNAIVQCQNFLNGESSEPSGANEEPFHALETETVLSLPIETVPISKQEIKNSPAFVNDGELILSQSYDLEHLNDIVEIEIAKDSPKTWGRSPLLFPEFSGDVNMSPNSQSHRQINVDTCGNLIRDALQSTSSLDVASQSTSSRDLALQSTGSWDVALQRKSSLDIALQSTSSRDVVLQSTSSRDVALQSTSSWDVASQSTSLRDVALQSTSSRDVALQSTSSLDVASQSTSSSDIARIAGGLNSTQLQKRRKTKPKPSKRSKPNPDTSSLQASNAAEKKIIETPSNGHYLIVRHAIEECPMCYTEFCPSRFTVNINTFLLSTVCTGCDLTVYIVFDPPDGSAPKIVIETESGPPVMQKDCASKRKNTGHEGKSRVRNFFKR, encoded by the coding sequence ATGGCAAATGCAGCCGTAGTTCGATCCCCGACAACAGAACGACTCTATTCCCCGAAGCACAAGAACCCCATTTCGAAGTCGCGAGGTCCAAACGAGAACGCATCATGTATGAGACCTGACAACCTATCAGAGATCCTTAGAGATCGCGCCTTGTCGGGGAAGCCGAGAAATTTTGCCCGAATTTCAGGAAAACCGAGAAGCTTTACCCGCTCCCCGTGGAAGCTGATGAACAATTCGCACACATTATGGTCGAGGAACTACCCCCACCTGCTATGCGGGTCCCATACTTCAGGGGAACCGCAAACCGTCACCGACACGCGAGAAAACTATCGTCACACATCATGGGGACCGAGGGAGTCTACCTCTTCGACATGGGCACGAGGCACGACCCACTCGCCATGGGAGTCCTACACTACAGGGAAACCGAGAAGCTATACCCTTACATCATGGGAGTCGGGTAACTCCACACCAGGGACGCCGGAAAGTCCTACTCTCGTATCGGGGAAACCAAATAGCACCCCTGAGTTAAATCCCCTCAAAACCCCACCGAAGGAAAAAGACCAGCAGAAGGAAGACAGTGCTAACATTCAGGAAATAAGACATCCGTCTAAGAAAAGAAATAGTTTTGGTCATGTAGAAATACACCAAAAGGACAGCATACACCAGGAAAAGAGAGCAGAGCAATCACTGAAAGCAAAAGTTAGACTGGATGCTATGtttgaaaaggaaaatcaaaacggTATAGCAAAAGGTCAAGGCAAAAAGGGAAAGTTGTCTCTGCGTAAGATCCCTATTTATGTGAAGTGCTATACATGCGGGAATTTGGTGAAAGATGTTCACTTTGAAGAGCATCTATTTTTTGGGGAGACTGAGTGCACTCAGTGTAACTGGAAGATATCCAGCTGTCAAGCATTTTGCGAAAATAAAATAGACCAAATAATGGGTAACTCAACATGTCTACATACTTTGACGTATTGTATGACGCCTTCAGAGTATATTTCAAACAATTTATCACAAGAATCGCCTCTTGAATTAGACAATAGATTGACGTTATATGTCAGCTCCCTTAAACAGCTGACAGCTTCAGAACCATGGAAAAATGCTATTGTTCAGTGTCAAAATTTTCTGAATGGGGAGAGCTCTGAACCAAGTGGAGCAAATGAAGAGCCTTTTCATGCTTTAGAAACAGAAACTGTCTTGAGTCTTCCAATCGAGACGGTCCCAATAAGTAAACAGGAGATTAAAAACTCTCCTGCATTTGTAAATGACGGTGAGCTAATCCTGTCTCAGTCCTATGATCTTGAACATTTAAATGATATAGTGGAAATTGAAATAGCCAAAGACTCTCCTAAGACGTGGGGAAGATCACCGCTCTTGTTTCCTGAATTCAGTGGAGATGTGAATATGAGTCCTAACAGCCAATCACATCGTCAGATTAACGTTGATACTTGTGGCAATCTCATTAGAGACGCTTTGCAGAGCACAAGTTCATTGGACGTTGCTTCACAAAGCACAAGTTCAAGAGATTTAGCATTGCAAAGCACAGGTTCATGGGACGTTGCTTTGCAAAGGAAAAGTTCATTGGACATTGCTTTGCAGAGCACAAGTTCTAGGGATGTAGTTTTGCAAAGCACAAGTTCAAGGGATGTTGCTTTGCAAAGCACAAGTTCATGGGACGTTGCATCACAAAGCACAAGTTTAAGGGACGTAGCTTTGCAAAGCACAAGTTCAAGGGACGTAGCTTTGCAAAGCACAAGTTCATTGGATGTTGCTTCGCAAAGCACAAGTTCGTCAGACATAGCTAGAATAGCTGGCGGTTTGAATTCAACCCAGTTACAGAAACGCCGCAAGACAAAACCTAAACCTTCAAAACGATCCAAACCCAACCCAGACACTAGCAGTTTACAAGCAAGTAATGCTGCAGAGAAAAAGATCATAGAGACTCCATCAAATGGGCATTACCTCATTGTCCGCCATGCAATTGAGGAATGTCCCATGTGTTATACTGAATTCTGTCCTTCAAGATTTACTGTGAATATAAAcactttcctcctttctactGTGTGTACTGGTTGTGATTTGACCGTTTACATAGTTTTTGATCCTCCTGACGGCTCTGCTCCGAAGATTGTCATAGAGACAGAAAGTGGCCCTCCTGTGATGCAAAAGGATTGTGCATCAAAGAGGAAAAATACAGGGCATGAGGGGAAGTCACGGGTTAGAAACTTCTTTAAGCGTTAA